The Dama dama isolate Ldn47 chromosome 11, ASM3311817v1, whole genome shotgun sequence genome segment tggctgattcatatcaatgtatgacaaaacccactgaaatgttgtgaagtaattagcctccaactaataaagaaaaaaataataataataaaataaaatatccattCCATAGCGGGGTGTTGAAATCTTTCTTGTCTCCATCTATCCCTAAagctgtatatttaaaatatgatttaagaCTGTATTCTAGAGACTTCAGCACTCAAGTGTTTAACTGAGGCATATTATTATAAGTGTATATTGAGTACTGAGATTTTATTTAGTCAGTCTCAGTTTGTAACAGATAAAAAATGGCAAAAACCTAAAACTTTATTAATAGGAAGTAAGGAAATTGTGGTTTTTTTATGTGAAATGCAACAATATTCAAAAGgctgaaaaaatgaaacagatctCTATTAACTTTCTTGAAATGTCATTAAGTAGAAAAAATTAAGTATAACAAAGTATAAAAGGATGAATCcactatagtttttaaaattatatgatatatatttatatagtcactgaaataaaaatggaagtgtgaggggaggagaggactGGGAGGGAGAGAAATTCCACTTCTTGGTACATATTTGTAATGTCTGAActtcttcaaataaatatttatagcacATGGAATTTAGAAGTATTAATAAATTACATGACCAGGGCAATGATGAAAGACTTTCTTTCTAAAATACCAGctgaaaaaaaaactttcttgcaAATCTGAAAAACATCATTGCATGGCTCCTTCATTTAAGTCACAATTTCATAGAATATACTATTCTTGCTACCAAAACTTCTGATACTTTATAAAGACATATTTCACTGTTCTACTGCATCAAGTGTTTTTGGTGAAAAACAAAAGATTGTTCTAAGGTGTTCTTTGTGATCACCTCCCCTAACCACAGTTTATAGATACCCTATACCAAATATAGCCATGGTGTCACTGTTTCGGCTTTAGGGGAGCAGATTCTGAGTCCATACAGTATGCACCAAGTGTGGATAAAGGTCATTGTCTTTGGAAATAAGTCAATTCTAAAACTGAATGGAAATGAGAATGGCCTGGATCAGccatgaagtgttagtcacttagttgtgtccaactctttgcgaccccatggactataacccaccagtctcctccatccttgggattttccaggcaagaatactggagtggggctttcttctccaggggaccttgctgACCCAGGtctcaaacttgggtctcctgcattgcaggcagtctccttaccatctgagccaccaaggaagcccatacaatcctgaagaaaaatcACAAAGTTGGAGGagcacacacattaaaaaatttcaagatgTACTACAAAGGTGAAGTAATTAGTATGTGTAACATttatataggaaaaaatatatacagcaaTGTAAAGAATAGAAAACCtagaaataaatctttattaaTATAATCATTTCATTTTTGGCAAAAAGTGCTAACATAATTTAAAGAGGAGAGTAGGCTCCATTGAATACGTTAAATTGGAGCAACTGGTTATACACATACACTGTGtctcatgttaaaaataaagcataaGCGGCGACTCTGGCCTGGGCTCAGCAGCCGTGTGAGGAGGTTGTGGCGTCCGCTTCTTCCAGGCTGTTTGAGCCAGGATGATCGAGGTTGTTTGCAACGACCGTCTGGGGAGGAAGGTGCGCGTTAAGTGCAATACGGATGACACCATCGGGGACCTTAAGAAGCTGATCGCAGCCCAAACTGGCACCCGTTGGAACAAGATCGTACTGAAGAAGTGGTACACGATTTTTAACGACCACGTGTCTCTGGGGGACTATGAAATCCACGACGGGATGAACCTGGAGCTTTATTACCAATAGagcagaattccttcttcctgCCCTTCCCCCTCTTCCCACCCTCACTCCCCACACTAATATGGATGCTTGTTTTTGGAAACTCATGTTAATAAAAACTTagaggctgaaaaaaaaataaataaagcataagaACCATATGAACATCTCAATATAtccagagaaagcttctgacaaaaGTCCtcattcatttatgattaaaaaactataaacaagatcgGTATAAAGGGAACattcctcaacataataaaggccgtATAtggggaaacattgagggcaggaggagacgggggtgacagaggatgagatggttggatggcatcatctacacaatggatatgagtctgagcaaactctgagagatggtgaagaacagggaagcctggcacactgcagtctatggaatcgcaaagagtcagacacaacttagcaactgaacatcaacaacaatgGCAAACTGACAGACAATCACACACTCAGTGATGAAAAGCAGAAAACATTTCCTTGAAGATTACAAACAAGATATAATGGATCTTGATGTAAGGATGCCCAGTCTTTCCAcgtttattcaacatagtattgaaaGGTCCTACCCACAgcagtcagaaaagaaaaagaaataaaaggaattcaaactgcaaaagaagtaaaactgtcactgtttgcagatgacaagacACAATAGATAGAAAATCCTAATGAAACtaccaaaaaactgttagaattaataaatgaattcagtaaatttataatactgtatgatatcacccatatatgaaatctaaagaatcaacaaactagtgaatgaaGCAAAAAAGAAGCACGCTTACAGATATAGCAAAAGAACTAGTGGCTACCAGTGgagagagagaagtggggaggAGAAATATAgagataaagatttttaaatggttattatggaattatatgaaatcatgtaCATGAAACTTTTGAAATTTGTAAAGCACTATAGACTCAAAAGAATCTCTcattgaataaaaaaagaaaactaaataaaacaatttcccctaaggaaaagaaaacactcagagaaagacaaatactgtatgatatcacttatatgtgattataaaaaataaaacaaattattgaaagtaacaaaaaagaaacagacccacagtTACAAAGAAGAAGCTATAGGTTAGCAGTGAGGGGAGAGGGGGTGAGGACCAAGATAGGTGTAGAGAATTAAGAGTAACA includes the following:
- the LOC133065435 gene encoding ubiquitin-like protein 5, whose amino-acid sequence is MIEVVCNDRLGRKVRVKCNTDDTIGDLKKLIAAQTGTRWNKIVLKKWYTIFNDHVSLGDYEIHDGMNLELYYQ